In the Phaeobacter gallaeciensis genome, one interval contains:
- a CDS encoding type I polyketide synthase: protein MGNKDESQTRADAYSGDIAIVGLSVCLPGAESAAAFWRNLRDGIESIEVLDEASLLEAGERTSVLSDPNYVPAAARLEGYDEFDADFFGFSPKEAAILDPQHRKFLEVAWGAMEDAGHPPESLDEPIGVYAGCGMGSYFYFNICSNPTLVDEVGMFLLRHTGNDKDFLSTRVSHVFDLKGPSVNIQTACSTSLVAVHYACKALREGECGMALAGGVTIELPQGRGYLYKENEILSPDGHCHAFDHRAQGTVFGSGAGAVALRRLEDAIADGDHIWAVIKGSAINNDGADKAGYLAPSVGGQATAVRKALAAADVAAETIDYVECHGTGTYLGDPIEVTALTEAYRDSTEESGFCRIGSVKTNIGHLDTAAGVAGLAKTALALKHQQIPASLGYEAPNPAIDFDGSPFKVNAALSDWQSHSGPRRAAVNALGVGGTNAHVILEEAPDRGASDESDFPFHVLCISGRSKAALDDNSAALAAWLRQNPEVDLADVAYTLKEGRRGFAKRRVLVAETASEAADLLETGDPRKVFTHDHLGDAPEVVFMFPGGGAQYAGMARDLYETEPVFADWMDRGIDHLQASLDYDIRALWLPEEGQEEAANAALQKPSVQLPLIMIVEYALAQLWISWGVRPAALVGHSMGENTAACLAGVISFEDCIDLVLLRGRLFDTVPAGGMLSVSLPLAEVEALIGDDLDIASVNAPRLTAVSGPQAALDRLAKELSARDIDHQRIQIDIAAHSRMLDGILEQYGAFLRGLTLSAPQIPVMSNRSGKQLTPEQATDPDYWVSQLRGTVQFGACIDSLAEVPGRIYLEVGPGKALSALAQMAPAVAPGQALSSLRHPEQDVMDDTYFFGVIGRLWACGYDADWDQIWGEAKRHRLPLPTYAFQRSRYFIEPGTAAQVEEAPLPARHDDIDNWGYRAAWRPRLADCALDVDTELDQDPQCWLIFEDDIGLASQVADRLVAAGHAVVRLRTGDTYAQLSPTSYILAPEQGRAGYAALLADLARTEMLPTRIAHFWLATEGETFRPGSSFFDRNLETGFYALTALAQELGSADLPQPPHITVFTTGAVQLRDEALPDPEKAMIAGPARVIPRELPGFSCATVDIELPRAETGLLARIKGAAAPDISSRLLEELLAEPTSTAAAWRGEKRYELDWRPVELPPAALPTFKKGGTYLITGGYGGIGLSIARHLLEEYAANVILISREGLPERGGWAQYLRSHSPANRTATRIRAVEALEEIGKGAVLPLAADVCNSGQMRAALKTAEDRFGPLTGVIHGAGSIDDGPLLAKSDEQIAKVLAPKVSGLRVLDSLFPDGSLDLMVLFSSSSTVTGPAGQVDYIAANEYLNAWAAHRRGGKTRVVAVDWGVWADTGMASEAMAARQGSDGPSDPVPCAQALLDSEGFDGSGNRIYRTRLDAGRHWLLNEHRTADGTAVMPGTGYIELAAEAMTALGMAEDGALPAFELHDLYFLRPLVVADDSPADLLIRLLAEEDGYALSFYTASGEGYALHAEAKVTFAETQTTAAPVDLSALAARCPSQTETDGARLKSPQEANLLFGPRWHVLQRMAFGSGEGIATLQLADAAKSDGTLLHPGLLDLATGWAIALAPGYSPDHLWVPLSYRAIRIHAPLTETIHSHIRLSAQAADAAGEGTAVFDVTLCDDTGRVLVEIEGFRMQRMTQALAPAATAAADVSAAGIAMGKGGSAQPLSPEERRLHHNIANGIRAEDGGEALTRALAAATSGGLSQVVVSALDLPALIEQAKMTSSEAPSDSQSFERPQLDTDYVAPENAVEEVLAGYFQTLLGVGEVGTRDSFFDLGGHSLIAVRLFAQIKRDFGVEFPLSVLFEAPSVADLATRIIARTGGGVTTEGSAQSPNTTDDAGPEPFTHLVKLHAGDGTGRRPFFLVAGMFGNVLNLRHLAQMLGSDRPVYGLQARGLIGDVAPHDNIAEAAADYLHEVRQIQPQGPYLLGGFSGGGITAYEMAQQLKAAGEETAALVLLDTPLPLRPPLSRQDKALIKLQELRRKGPSYLAEWARNRVAWEIAKRQRRQGSNDAGAAPAFNNRQIEMGFRAAVASYELQPWDGAMSLFRPPLDQHWQVSGGNWVSAEREYVFADNDWTRWAPEIEVIEVPGDHDSMVLVPNVSVLAAEVKARLDRAEAGYTAPVPVHAGQVRNQAAE, encoded by the coding sequence CTTGAGGTCGCCTGGGGCGCCATGGAGGATGCCGGCCACCCGCCCGAAAGCCTGGATGAACCCATCGGGGTCTATGCTGGCTGCGGCATGGGCAGCTATTTCTATTTCAACATCTGCTCGAACCCGACCCTGGTGGACGAGGTCGGCATGTTCCTGCTGCGCCACACCGGCAACGACAAGGACTTCCTGTCGACCCGCGTCAGCCATGTCTTTGATCTGAAAGGGCCATCGGTCAACATTCAGACCGCCTGCTCGACTTCTCTGGTAGCGGTGCACTACGCCTGCAAGGCGCTGCGCGAAGGGGAGTGCGGCATGGCGCTGGCAGGCGGCGTCACCATCGAGCTGCCGCAGGGGCGTGGATACCTTTACAAGGAAAACGAGATCCTGTCGCCCGACGGCCATTGTCATGCTTTTGACCACCGGGCGCAGGGCACCGTCTTCGGCTCTGGTGCTGGGGCGGTGGCGCTCAGACGGCTGGAGGATGCCATCGCCGATGGCGACCATATCTGGGCCGTGATCAAGGGCTCCGCCATCAACAACGACGGCGCCGACAAGGCTGGCTATCTGGCGCCTTCGGTCGGAGGACAGGCCACTGCCGTACGCAAAGCGCTGGCGGCAGCGGATGTGGCGGCTGAGACCATCGACTATGTGGAATGCCATGGCACCGGAACCTACCTAGGTGATCCAATCGAGGTCACCGCCCTCACAGAAGCCTACCGCGACAGCACCGAGGAAAGCGGCTTTTGCCGCATCGGCTCGGTCAAGACCAACATCGGCCATCTCGATACGGCCGCAGGGGTCGCGGGGCTGGCCAAGACCGCGCTGGCGCTGAAACATCAGCAGATCCCGGCCTCGCTTGGCTACGAGGCACCAAACCCGGCCATTGATTTCGACGGCTCACCGTTCAAGGTCAACGCCGCTCTCAGCGACTGGCAGTCCCATTCCGGACCGCGACGTGCCGCGGTGAACGCGCTGGGGGTTGGCGGCACCAACGCCCATGTCATTTTGGAGGAAGCGCCAGACCGCGGCGCCTCCGACGAAAGCGATTTCCCCTTCCATGTGCTCTGCATCTCGGGCCGGTCCAAGGCGGCGCTTGACGACAACAGCGCCGCGCTGGCCGCGTGGCTGCGCCAGAACCCCGAGGTGGATCTGGCCGATGTGGCCTATACTCTGAAGGAAGGGCGGCGCGGTTTTGCCAAGCGTCGGGTGCTGGTGGCCGAAACCGCAAGCGAGGCCGCCGATCTTTTGGAGACTGGCGATCCACGCAAGGTCTTTACACACGACCATCTGGGCGATGCGCCCGAGGTCGTCTTCATGTTCCCGGGCGGCGGTGCACAATACGCGGGCATGGCGCGCGACCTTTACGAAACCGAACCGGTCTTTGCCGACTGGATGGACCGGGGGATTGATCACCTGCAGGCCAGCCTCGACTATGACATCCGCGCTCTGTGGCTCCCCGAAGAGGGGCAGGAGGAGGCCGCGAATGCAGCCCTGCAAAAGCCCTCGGTGCAGCTGCCGCTGATCATGATCGTGGAATACGCGCTGGCGCAGCTCTGGATCAGCTGGGGCGTGCGCCCCGCTGCGCTGGTCGGCCATTCCATGGGCGAAAACACCGCCGCCTGTCTGGCAGGCGTGATCTCATTCGAGGATTGCATCGATCTGGTGCTATTGCGCGGTCGGCTCTTTGACACCGTGCCCGCGGGCGGCATGCTGTCCGTCTCCCTGCCGCTGGCCGAGGTGGAGGCACTGATCGGTGACGATCTCGATATCGCCAGCGTCAACGCGCCGCGCCTGACCGCAGTTTCGGGTCCGCAAGCGGCGCTGGACCGGCTGGCCAAGGAACTGAGCGCACGCGACATCGACCATCAGCGGATCCAGATCGATATTGCGGCCCATTCGAGGATGCTGGACGGGATCCTTGAGCAATATGGCGCCTTCCTGCGCGGTCTGACCCTGTCGGCGCCGCAGATCCCGGTGATGTCCAACCGCAGCGGAAAACAGCTGACGCCAGAGCAAGCCACAGACCCCGACTATTGGGTCAGCCAGCTGCGCGGCACTGTGCAATTTGGCGCCTGCATCGACAGCTTGGCCGAGGTGCCGGGCCGCATCTATCTGGAGGTCGGCCCGGGCAAGGCGCTCAGCGCGCTGGCGCAAATGGCCCCGGCGGTCGCCCCCGGACAGGCGCTCAGCTCATTGCGCCATCCCGAACAGGATGTGATGGATGATACCTATTTCTTTGGCGTCATAGGTCGGCTCTGGGCCTGCGGCTATGACGCCGACTGGGATCAGATCTGGGGCGAGGCAAAGCGCCATCGCCTGCCGCTGCCCACTTATGCCTTTCAGCGCAGCCGCTATTTCATCGAACCCGGCACCGCCGCGCAGGTCGAAGAGGCTCCCCTGCCCGCCCGCCACGATGACATCGACAACTGGGGTTACCGTGCGGCGTGGCGCCCGCGCCTTGCCGATTGCGCGCTGGATGTGGACACCGAACTGGATCAGGACCCGCAATGCTGGCTGATCTTCGAAGACGACATCGGCCTTGCCTCTCAGGTGGCGGACAGGCTGGTGGCGGCAGGGCACGCCGTGGTGCGCCTGCGCACCGGGGATACCTACGCGCAGCTATCGCCGACCTCTTACATCTTGGCGCCCGAACAGGGCCGCGCGGGCTATGCTGCACTGCTAGCGGATCTGGCCCGGACCGAGATGCTGCCAACCCGGATTGCGCATTTCTGGCTAGCGACCGAAGGCGAGACCTTCCGCCCCGGCAGTTCGTTCTTTGACCGCAATCTGGAAACCGGGTTTTACGCCCTGACCGCGCTGGCGCAGGAGCTTGGCAGCGCCGATCTGCCCCAGCCGCCGCACATCACCGTCTTCACCACCGGCGCCGTGCAGTTGCGGGACGAAGCCCTGCCGGATCCGGAAAAGGCGATGATCGCGGGTCCTGCCCGGGTGATCCCGCGCGAGTTGCCTGGATTCTCCTGCGCCACGGTGGACATCGAACTGCCCCGCGCAGAAACAGGTCTGCTGGCCCGGATCAAGGGCGCGGCGGCGCCAGATATCTCCTCTCGACTACTTGAGGAACTTCTGGCCGAGCCGACCAGCACAGCCGCTGCCTGGCGCGGTGAAAAACGTTATGAGCTGGACTGGCGCCCGGTCGAACTGCCGCCTGCCGCGCTGCCCACCTTCAAAAAAGGCGGAACCTATCTGATCACCGGTGGCTATGGTGGCATTGGCCTCTCAATCGCCCGGCACCTGCTGGAAGAATACGCCGCAAATGTCATCCTGATTTCGCGCGAGGGCCTGCCAGAGCGCGGCGGATGGGCGCAATATCTGCGTAGTCACAGCCCCGCCAACCGCACCGCCACGCGCATCCGCGCGGTCGAGGCGCTTGAGGAGATCGGCAAGGGCGCGGTGCTGCCGCTGGCCGCCGATGTCTGCAACTCCGGCCAGATGCGCGCCGCTCTGAAGACCGCCGAGGACCGCTTTGGCCCCCTCACCGGGGTGATCCATGGCGCGGGCAGTATCGATGACGGGCCATTGCTGGCGAAATCGGACGAACAGATCGCCAAGGTCCTGGCACCCAAGGTCAGCGGGTTGCGTGTACTGGACAGCCTGTTTCCCGATGGCAGCCTTGATCTGATGGTGCTGTTCTCCTCATCCTCGACGGTGACGGGACCGGCGGGACAGGTGGATTACATCGCCGCCAACGAATACCTCAACGCCTGGGCGGCGCATCGCCGGGGCGGCAAGACCCGCGTCGTGGCGGTGGATTGGGGCGTCTGGGCCGATACCGGCATGGCCTCCGAAGCGATGGCCGCGCGGCAGGGCAGTGACGGCCCCTCGGACCCTGTGCCCTGCGCACAGGCCCTGCTGGACAGCGAAGGATTTGATGGCAGCGGCAACCGGATCTATCGCACCCGGCTCGACGCGGGCCGACACTGGCTGCTGAATGAACACCGCACCGCCGATGGCACCGCAGTGATGCCCGGCACCGGTTACATCGAACTGGCTGCAGAGGCGATGACGGCCCTTGGCATGGCCGAGGATGGCGCGCTCCCAGCCTTTGAACTGCACGACCTTTACTTCCTGCGCCCGCTTGTGGTCGCCGATGACAGCCCGGCAGATCTGCTGATCCGGCTGCTGGCCGAGGAAGACGGCTACGCGCTGTCCTTCTACACCGCCAGCGGCGAAGGCTACGCCCTGCATGCAGAGGCAAAGGTGACATTTGCAGAAACACAGACCACGGCGGCGCCTGTTGACCTCAGCGCTCTTGCCGCCCGCTGCCCGTCGCAGACCGAAACCGATGGCGCGCGGCTGAAATCCCCGCAGGAGGCCAACCTGCTTTTTGGCCCGCGCTGGCATGTGCTGCAGCGCATGGCCTTTGGCAGCGGCGAAGGGATCGCGACACTACAACTGGCCGATGCGGCCAAATCCGACGGAACGCTTCTGCACCCGGGGCTGCTGGATCTGGCAACCGGCTGGGCCATCGCGCTGGCGCCGGGCTATAGCCCTGACCACCTTTGGGTGCCCCTGTCGTACCGGGCAATCCGCATCCATGCGCCACTGACCGAGACAATCCACAGCCACATACGCCTGTCCGCGCAAGCCGCCGACGCGGCTGGCGAAGGGACCGCCGTATTCGACGTGACGCTATGCGATGATACAGGGCGGGTTCTGGTCGAGATCGAAGGCTTCCGCATGCAGCGGATGACGCAGGCTCTGGCTCCCGCTGCAACTGCGGCGGCTGATGTCAGCGCCGCCGGTATTGCCATGGGCAAAGGTGGCAGCGCTCAGCCCCTGTCGCCCGAGGAACGCCGCCTTCACCACAATATCGCAAACGGCATCCGCGCCGAAGACGGGGGCGAGGCCCTGACGCGCGCCCTTGCCGCGGCAACCTCCGGCGGCCTGTCGCAGGTCGTGGTCTCAGCCCTTGATCTGCCTGCCCTGATCGAACAGGCCAAGATGACCAGTTCCGAGGCCCCATCGGACAGCCAAAGTTTTGAGCGCCCGCAGCTCGACACTGATTACGTAGCGCCGGAAAACGCGGTTGAGGAGGTCCTGGCGGGATATTTCCAGACCCTTCTGGGTGTGGGCGAGGTCGGCACCCGCGACAGCTTCTTCGATCTGGGTGGGCATTCCCTGATCGCGGTGCGGCTGTTTGCCCAGATCAAGCGGGATTTTGGCGTCGAGTTCCCCCTGTCAGTCCTCTTCGAAGCCCCAAGCGTTGCTGATCTGGCGACCAGGATTATCGCCCGAACAGGCGGCGGCGTGACCACCGAAGGCAGCGCGCAGTCCCCGAACACTACCGATGACGCAGGGCCAGAACCCTTTACCCATCTGGTCAAGCTTCACGCCGGTGATGGCACCGGGCGGCGTCCGTTCTTCCTGGTGGCCGGCATGTTTGGCAACGTGCTGAACCTGCGGCATCTGGCCCAGATGCTGGGCAGCGACCGCCCGGTCTACGGCCTTCAGGCGCGCGGGTTGATCGGGGACGTTGCGCCCCACGACAACATTGCCGAGGCCGCCGCCGATTACCTGCACGAGGTGCGGCAGATCCAGCCGCAGGGCCCCTATCTTCTGGGCGGTTTCTCGGGCGGTGGCATCACGGCCTATGAAATGGCGCAGCAGCTGAAGGCTGCCGGAGAGGAAACCGCAGCGCTGGTCCTGCTCGACACACCGCTGCCACTGCGCCCACCGCTGAGCCGACAGGACAAGGCGCTGATCAAACTGCAGGAGTTGCGCCGCAAGGGACCGTCCTATCTGGCGGAATGGGCGCGCAACCGCGTTGCCTGGGAGATCGCAAAACGCCAACGCCGCCAGGGCAGCAACGATGCAGGAGCCGCGCCTGCCTTTAACAACCGGCAGATCGAAATGGGCTTCCGCGCCGCTGTTGCCAGCTATGAATTGCAGCCCTGGGACGGCGCCATGTCGCTGTTCCGTCCGCCACTGGACCAGCACTGGCAGGTCTCGGGGGGCAATTGGGTCAGCGCCGAGCGGGAGTATGTCTTTGCCGACAACGACTGGACCCGCTGGGCGCCGGAGATCGAGGTGATCGAAGTGCCCGGTGACCACGACAGCATGGTGCTGGTACCCAACGTCAGCGTTCTGGCGGCTGAGGTCAAAGCGCGGCTGGACCGGGCCGAGGCTGGCTATACTGCGCCAGTACCGGTGCATGCCGGGCAAGTGCGTAATCAGGCGGCGGAGTAG